In Rhodopirellula islandica, the following proteins share a genomic window:
- a CDS encoding POT family MFS transporter has translation MSTSDSTPPDQPASPKYRDQPEATTGMPAGIPYIIGNEAAERFSFYGMRSILTVFMTTYLLNASGELDPMSDEDAKFWGHTFIMAAYFTPLLGAFLADWLLGKYRTILYLSVLYCLGHLALAMNETRFGLAVGLGLIALGTGAIKPCVSAHVGDQFGTKNSHLLAKVFGWFYVAINLGSFFSTLLTPWLLDKYGSQVAFGVPGVLMAIATLLFWMGRNKFIHIPARGPSVFKDAFTGIGGLALLNLIPVYLLVAVFWSLFDQTATSWVIQAESMDRNVFGFELLSSQIQAANPFLILIFVPLFSYVLYPAINRVFTLTPLRKISMGMFLTVSSFAIIALIEQNIQDGGTPSITWQVLAYTILTAAEVMVSITCLEFSYTQAPNSIKSIIMSFYLLSVALGNFIAAGVNAIISNADGTSKLPGATYYWFFAGLMLVAACLFIFVALIYRGKTYIQDDETLDAESTAESSMTA, from the coding sequence ATGTCGACATCCGATTCCACCCCACCCGACCAACCAGCCAGCCCCAAGTATCGCGATCAGCCCGAAGCCACAACGGGCATGCCAGCCGGCATCCCCTACATCATCGGCAACGAAGCGGCAGAGCGATTCAGCTTCTACGGGATGCGGTCGATCCTCACGGTCTTCATGACAACGTACCTGCTCAACGCCAGTGGTGAACTGGATCCGATGAGCGACGAAGACGCGAAGTTCTGGGGGCACACGTTCATCATGGCCGCCTACTTCACGCCGCTGCTGGGCGCGTTCCTGGCCGACTGGTTGTTGGGCAAGTACCGAACCATCTTGTACCTGTCCGTCCTGTATTGCCTCGGTCACCTGGCACTCGCGATGAACGAAACCCGATTCGGGCTGGCGGTCGGCCTGGGGCTGATCGCCCTTGGCACCGGTGCGATCAAACCATGCGTCTCCGCCCACGTCGGTGACCAATTTGGAACCAAGAATTCACACCTCCTCGCCAAGGTCTTCGGATGGTTCTACGTCGCCATCAACCTGGGCTCCTTCTTCTCGACGCTGCTGACGCCGTGGCTGCTCGACAAGTACGGATCGCAAGTCGCCTTCGGGGTCCCCGGCGTGCTGATGGCAATCGCCACCCTGTTGTTTTGGATGGGGCGCAACAAGTTCATCCACATCCCCGCCCGAGGACCAAGCGTCTTCAAAGACGCCTTCACCGGAATCGGTGGACTGGCGCTGCTGAACCTGATCCCCGTCTACCTCTTGGTCGCTGTGTTCTGGAGCCTGTTCGATCAAACCGCCACTTCATGGGTGATCCAAGCCGAGAGCATGGATCGAAATGTCTTTGGCTTTGAGTTGCTGTCCAGCCAAATCCAGGCGGCGAACCCATTCTTGATCCTCATTTTCGTGCCGCTGTTCAGCTACGTGCTGTACCCGGCGATCAACCGTGTGTTCACTCTGACGCCCTTGCGAAAGATCTCCATGGGCATGTTCCTGACCGTGTCCTCGTTCGCGATCATCGCTTTGATCGAACAAAACATTCAAGATGGCGGGACACCCTCGATCACTTGGCAAGTGCTGGCCTACACAATCCTGACGGCCGCAGAAGTCATGGTCTCGATCACCTGTCTGGAATTCAGCTACACCCAAGCGCCAAACAGCATCAAGAGCATCATCATGAGCTTTTACCTGCTGTCCGTCGCTCTGGGCAACTTCATCGCCGCTGGTGTCAACGCGATCATCTCCAACGCCGATGGCACTTCCAAACTCCCTGGTGCAACCTACTACTGGTTCTTCGCTGGATTGATGTTGGTGGCGGCCTGCCTGTTCATCTTCGTCGCTCTGATTTACCGGGGTAAAACCTACATTCAGGACGACGAAACCCTGGACGCTGAATCGACGGCTGAGAGCTCAATGACCGCTTGA
- a CDS encoding site-2 protease family protein encodes MLLQQPQESPYDLNFQLFGFPIRIAWTFWLGAAVFGWGLVQLFDSMEGSPGRLPLLLLWALCMLFSILIHELGHAFAFRQFGIESSLVLYHFGGLAVPRSTHNYGGFASSFSPPRLSHGAELWIALAGPLAQLASAAVVVAAVKAMGFRITAFALMPYPLDSLPGVLEGNDFDSVGMIALVTFYVWPSVLWAVLNLIPVFPLDGGRIMRSLVMMGGGQTDTWLWISMIIGGACTMYGFSSGNMFLGILFLSLAVGNYQMMQGSARY; translated from the coding sequence ATGCTGCTGCAACAACCCCAAGAATCACCCTACGACCTGAACTTCCAGTTGTTCGGATTTCCGATCCGAATCGCGTGGACGTTTTGGCTGGGCGCGGCCGTGTTTGGATGGGGTTTGGTCCAGCTGTTTGATTCGATGGAAGGCAGCCCTGGCCGCCTGCCATTGCTGCTGCTGTGGGCTCTCTGCATGCTCTTTTCGATCCTGATTCACGAGCTCGGTCACGCGTTTGCTTTTCGCCAATTTGGCATCGAATCATCGCTGGTTCTGTACCACTTTGGCGGGCTCGCCGTGCCGCGATCCACGCACAATTACGGCGGTTTTGCCTCGTCGTTCTCGCCTCCGCGGCTCAGCCATGGTGCCGAACTCTGGATCGCTCTGGCGGGGCCGCTGGCGCAGTTGGCATCCGCTGCAGTGGTCGTTGCCGCTGTCAAAGCGATGGGGTTTCGGATCACCGCGTTCGCTTTGATGCCCTATCCACTCGATTCGCTTCCCGGCGTCCTCGAGGGGAACGATTTTGACAGTGTCGGCATGATCGCGTTGGTCACGTTCTACGTCTGGCCCAGCGTGCTCTGGGCAGTCCTGAATTTGATCCCTGTCTTCCCGCTCGATGGCGGACGAATCATGCGTTCGTTGGTGATGATGGGAGGCGGCCAAACCGACACCTGGTTGTGGATCAGCATGATCATCGGTGGTGCCTGCACGATGTACGGTTTCTCATCCGGGAACATGTTCTTGGGCATCCTCTTTTTATCGTTGGCGGTGGGCAACTACCAAATGATGCAAGGATCGGCGCGTTACTAG
- a CDS encoding prolyl oligopeptidase family serine peptidase, with amino-acid sequence MTVFRRNARLRKTLATFLAGFCISSFSQPVATAEEPTDSSTRMKFEYPVSRLDEVVDNYHGREVADPYRWLEDVESDETAAWVEAQNEVTQSYLQSLPQREPMRARLEALWDYSRTGLPAKRGDTYFYTFNDGLQNQSVLYRTPVDAPPSQWEANREVLLDPNNLSEDGTMSLASWVPSEDGKYLAYAIADGGSDWRTWRVREVATGKDTDDLIQWSKFSGIAWTPDGDGFYYSRYAEPAEGEELTGTNDNQMMYLHQLGTPQSEDKLVMKRPDHPKWGFGGTVTDDGRYLVISNWMGTEPKTQVFIQDLTKEDAPVRGLIMGFDADYNFVGSEGSTMFFLTDHEAPRRRVISLDVAEHAGRTDDNVDEPADRAGWEEVIPQSEHVLEHVSLLSGVFFANYLADALNQVERYALDGSPMGPLELPGKGSVGGLGGRQDATETFFSFTNYVTPPSIHRVDVATGESELAIMPEVAFDVSQYTTEQVFCTSKDGTQVPILITRHKDAPLDGSNRTLLYAYGGFNISLTPSYSPGIAGWLDAGGVYAVANLRGGGEYGREWHEAGMQLKKQNVFDDFIAAAEHLIDMGLTRRERLGVRGGSNGGLLIGAVMTQRPDLFGACLPAVGVMDMLRYHKFTIGWAWVSEFGSSDDETQIDNLLSYSPLHNLKPGTCYPATMVTTADRDDRVVPGHSFKFAAALQAAQSCDNPTLIRIETRAGHGAGTPTSKKIDEYADLWAFLLENLK; translated from the coding sequence ATGACCGTTTTCCGACGCAACGCCCGCCTTCGAAAGACACTGGCGACGTTCCTTGCCGGCTTTTGCATCAGCTCTTTTTCCCAACCCGTCGCCACGGCGGAAGAACCCACCGATTCGAGTACCCGCATGAAGTTCGAGTATCCCGTCAGTCGTCTTGACGAGGTCGTTGACAACTACCACGGCCGCGAAGTGGCTGACCCGTACCGTTGGTTGGAAGACGTAGAGAGCGACGAAACAGCCGCCTGGGTCGAGGCACAAAACGAGGTCACGCAGAGTTACTTGCAGTCTCTGCCGCAACGCGAACCGATGCGCGCACGGCTGGAAGCGTTGTGGGACTACTCTCGCACCGGTTTGCCCGCCAAACGAGGCGACACGTACTTCTACACCTTCAACGATGGACTGCAGAACCAAAGCGTTCTGTATCGCACCCCCGTCGATGCACCACCCTCGCAGTGGGAAGCCAACCGCGAAGTTCTGCTGGACCCGAACAACCTGAGCGAAGACGGAACCATGTCGCTCGCGTCATGGGTTCCCAGCGAAGATGGCAAGTACCTCGCCTATGCCATCGCCGATGGCGGCAGTGACTGGCGGACCTGGCGAGTGCGTGAAGTGGCCACGGGCAAAGACACGGACGATTTGATCCAGTGGTCCAAGTTCAGCGGCATCGCGTGGACACCGGATGGCGACGGGTTCTACTACTCGCGTTACGCCGAACCGGCTGAAGGCGAAGAACTGACCGGGACCAATGACAACCAAATGATGTACTTGCACCAACTGGGCACGCCTCAGTCGGAAGACAAACTGGTCATGAAACGCCCCGACCATCCCAAGTGGGGCTTCGGTGGGACGGTCACCGATGACGGTCGCTACCTGGTGATTTCCAATTGGATGGGCACCGAACCGAAGACGCAGGTCTTCATTCAAGACCTGACGAAGGAAGACGCGCCCGTTCGCGGATTGATCATGGGTTTTGACGCCGACTACAACTTCGTCGGCTCAGAAGGATCGACGATGTTCTTCCTGACCGACCACGAGGCTCCCCGTCGCCGCGTGATCAGCTTGGACGTGGCCGAACATGCCGGGCGAACTGACGACAACGTCGATGAACCCGCCGATCGAGCGGGCTGGGAAGAGGTCATCCCACAGAGCGAACACGTTCTGGAGCATGTCTCGCTGCTCAGCGGAGTGTTCTTCGCCAACTACTTGGCCGACGCGCTCAACCAAGTCGAACGCTACGCGTTGGACGGATCCCCAATGGGACCGCTGGAATTGCCCGGCAAAGGCTCCGTGGGGGGCCTGGGAGGCCGCCAGGACGCCACCGAGACGTTCTTCTCGTTCACCAATTACGTCACGCCACCGAGCATCCACCGCGTTGATGTGGCCACGGGCGAATCGGAGCTGGCGATCATGCCCGAAGTCGCCTTTGACGTCAGCCAGTACACCACCGAACAAGTCTTCTGCACTAGCAAAGACGGCACCCAGGTGCCGATCCTGATCACACGTCACAAGGACGCCCCGCTGGACGGCAGCAACCGCACGCTGCTGTACGCCTACGGTGGATTCAACATTTCGCTGACGCCGTCCTATTCGCCTGGCATCGCCGGTTGGTTGGACGCCGGTGGTGTGTACGCCGTCGCGAACCTTCGGGGTGGCGGGGAGTACGGTCGCGAATGGCACGAAGCCGGCATGCAACTGAAGAAACAAAACGTCTTTGACGACTTCATTGCCGCTGCGGAACACTTGATTGACATGGGCCTCACGCGGCGTGAACGCTTGGGGGTCCGCGGTGGCAGCAACGGTGGATTGCTGATCGGTGCCGTGATGACTCAGAGACCTGATTTGTTCGGTGCCTGTTTACCTGCCGTCGGCGTGATGGACATGCTGCGTTACCACAAGTTCACGATCGGTTGGGCTTGGGTCAGCGAGTTTGGAAGCAGCGACGATGAAACTCAAATCGACAACCTGTTGTCGTACAGCCCGCTGCACAATTTGAAACCTGGAACGTGTTACCCCGCCACGATGGTGACCACAGCGGACCGGGACGACCGAGTCGTGCCCGGTCACAGCTTCAAGTTCGCTGCCGCGTTGCAAGCGGCTCAGTCGTGCGACAACCCAACGTTGATTCGGATCGAAACGCGAGCCGGGCACGGGGCTGGCACACCGACCAGCAAGAAGATCGACGAGTACGCCGACCTCTGGGCTTTCTTGCTCGAAAACTTGAAGTGA